The following coding sequences lie in one Oncorhynchus kisutch isolate 150728-3 unplaced genomic scaffold, Okis_V2 scaffold2202, whole genome shotgun sequence genomic window:
- the LOC116369461 gene encoding coiled-coil domain-containing protein 1-like, translating to MYKLKETSKTMSHIEDVLEDVLEDVLEDGLEDVLEDVLEDVLEDVLEDVLEDVLEDVLEDMLEDVLEDVLEDVLEDVLEYVLEDVLEDVLEDDVLEDGLEDVLEDVLEDGLEDGLEDVLEDRLEDGLEDILEDVLEDVLEDVLEDVLEDMLEDGLEDVLEDVLEDILEDGLEDVLEDGLEDVLEDVLEDVLEDVLEDGLEDVLEDVLEDVLEDGLEDVLEDGLEDVLEDGLEDVLEDVLEDVLEDVLEDVLKDVL from the exons ATGTACAAGCTGAAGGAAACCTCAAAGACCATGAG TCACATAGAGGACGTGCTAGAGGACGTACTAGAGGACGTACTAGAGGACGGGCTAGAGGACGTGCTAGAGGACGTGCTAGAGGACGTGCTAGAGGACGTGCTAGAGGACGTACTAGAGGACGTGCTAGAGGACGTGCTAGAGGACATGCTAGAGGACGTGCTAGAGGACGTACTAGAGGACGTGCTAGAGGACGTGCTAGAGTACGTACTAGAGGACGTGCTAGAGGACGTGCTAGAGGAC GACGTACTAGAGGACGGGCTAGAGGACGTACTAGAGGACGTACTAGAGGACGGGCTAGAGGACGGGCTAGAGGACGTACTAGAGGACAGGCTAGAGGACGGGCTAGAGGACATACTAGAGGACGTACTAGAGGACGTACTAGAGGACGTACTAGAGGACGTGCTAGAGGACATGCTAGAGGACGGGCTAGAGGACGTACTAGAGGACGTACTAGAGGACATACTAGAGGACGGGCTAGAGGACGTGCTAGAGGACGGGCTAGAGGACGTGCTAGAGGACGTGCTAGAGGACGTACTAGAGGACGTACTAGAGGACGGGCTAGAGGACGTACTAGAGGACGTACTAGAGGACGTACTAGAGGACGGGCTAGAGGACGTGCTAGAGGACGGGCTAGAGGACGTGCTAGAGGACGGGCTAGAGGACGTGCTAGAGGACGTGCTAGAGGACGTGCTAGAGGACGTGCTAGAGGACGTACTAAAGGACGTGCT